One segment of Podospora pseudopauciseta strain CBS 411.78 chromosome 5 map unlocalized CBS411.78m_5.2, whole genome shotgun sequence DNA contains the following:
- a CDS encoding uncharacterized protein (EggNog:ENOG503PXYG): protein MKLPTILLLPLLPTTLSTPVPNTTTPPSEINAPCNYDLGDCAPPLTCIPLFPTCTRWTTLKDHSWPGCPGTCQLIDLSRQKIYTKCAGWGLYDNCDERVEYCTDDPRNSGCGPSCDGPGICQPNDDWCGGEDKRECREGLACFIHPPVTVQGEKNPYGVCLPLRFGSEYYEKTGLEESWAEEWDGWQGDP, encoded by the coding sequence ATGAAGCTCCcaaccatcctcctcctccccctcctcccaaccaccCTCTCAACTCCCgttcccaacaccaccacccccccttccgaGATCAACGCCCCCTGCAACTACGACCTCGGCGACTGCGCTCCGCCCCTAACATgcatccccctcttcccaacCTGCACCCGCTGGACAACCCTCAAAGATCACTCCTGGCCTGGTTGCCCAGGCACCTGCCAACTAATCGACCTCTCCAGGCAGAAAATCTACACCAAATGCGCCGGATGGGGCCTCTACGACAACTGCGACGAGAGAGTAGAATACTGCACTGACGATCCCCGCAATAGCGGCTGCGGTCCTTCCTGTGATGGCCCTGGGATTTGCCAACCTAATGACGATTGGtgcgggggggaggacaaACGGGAGTgtagggaggggttggcgtGTTTTATTCACCCGCCGGTGACTGTGCAGGGAGAAAAAAATCCGTACGGGGTTTGCTTGCCGTTGCGGTTTGGGAGTGAGTACTATGAGAAGACGGGTTTGGAGGAGAGCTGGGCggaggagtgggatgggTGGCAGGGGGATCCTTAG
- a CDS encoding uncharacterized protein (EggNog:ENOG503NUZJ; COG:G), with translation MAQPSVEKDTKKSGNDVDSGTSSSVEEGWTEWDEVKARRKVDFSVLPLLFLGLLVFQLDRMNIASALTGGFAEDIDVSLDTINAGNQMMFAGIVLLEIPSNLALQKLGPRKWIAGQVLAFGTVASLQIFIHNKAGFLASRLILGFCESGYIPGAIYTLSTWYSKRELAKRVAILFFGMFGANAISPLLATGILKLDGAGGLHGWQWLFLLEGLFTIVVSFILLFFLPGSPDMPRPLLSPGLIRFDSNDRDILQKRLERDDNEKNGGAQGMEIPLQLVWKTATHYPRWPHFISTFCLFSTWSSLTTYTPSILKSLGWDTIAANALAAVGASLSLVFVFIFAYISDKTNLRGGTVILAQVCFLITLIVAREVHPHVGQWSRWALWTAVNALAVGYHPVHNTWLQLNCRSPGERSISIAMWVMSAISGLMVGTQYYQAKDGPFYSNGLRIQIIIVSVGIVFAILQVGIYKVHNKRVAEGKHEADEDGQEPQIYVP, from the exons ATGGCTCAACCATCCGTCGAAAAGGACACCAAGAAGAGCGGGAACGATGTGGACTCTGGGACATCCTCTTctgttgaagaaggatggACAGAGTGGGATGAGGTCAAGGCCCGGAGGAA GGTTGACTTTTCCGTTTTGCCATTGTTGTTCCTTGGGCTTCTAGTCTTTCAGCTTGACCGGATGAACATTGCTAGCGCCTTGACTGGTGGCTTTGCAGAGGATATTGATGTCTCGTTGGATACCATCAATGCTGGCAACCAGATGATGTTTGCTGGTATTGTGCTGTTGGAAATTCCATCCAACCTTGCCCTTCAAAAG CTCGGACCAAGGAAATGGATCGCAGGTCAAGTCCTGGCGTTTGGTACTGTGGCCTCACTGCAAATCTTCATCCATAACAAGGCCGGGTTCCTGGCCTCTCGGTTGATACTCGGCTTTTGCGAATCTGGCTACATCCCCGGTGCCATCTACACACTCTCAACATGGTATTCCAAGCGAGAATTGGCCAAGCGGGTTGCTATTCTGTTCTTTGGCATGTTTGGCGCGAATGCAATTAGCCCATTGTTGGCCACCGGCATCCTGAAATTGGACGGTGCTGGGGGCTTGCATGGATGGCAGTGGCTTTTTCTTC TTGAGGGCCTCTTTACCATTGTGGTCTCGTTCattctcctcttcttcctccctgGATCCCCTGACATGCCAAGGCCGCTTCTCAGCCCAGGCCTGATCAGGTTTGATTCGAACGACCGCGATATTCTCCAGAAGAGACTCGAAAGGGACGATAATGAGAAGAATGGAGGTGCGCAGGGAATGGAAATTCCACTGCAGCTGGTGTGGAAGACTGCCACCCATTATCCGCGGTGGCCACATTTCATTTCTACCTTTTGCCTGTTCTCAACATGGAGTTCTTTAACCACCTACACACCTTCCATCTTGAA ATCTCTGGGCTGGGACACTATTGCTGCGAATGCTTTGGCTGCCGTTGGTGCTTCCCTTTCGCTGGTCTTTGTCTTCATCTTTGCATACATCAGTGACAAAACCAACCTCCGCGGTGGCACTGTCATCCTTGCACAGGTCTGCTTTCTGATCACGCTGATCGTGGCAAGAGAAGTCCATCCACATGTCGGCCAATGGTCACGATGGGCTTTGTGGACAGCTGTCAACGCGCTGGCCGTGGGGTATCACCCTGTCCACAACACATGGCTCCAACTCAACTGCAGAAGTCCAGGTGAACGGAGTATCAGTATTGC GATGTGGGTCATGTCTGCCATTAGCGGGCTGATGGTTGGCACACAGTATTATCAGGCCAAGGATGGACCATT TTACTCCAACGGTCTCCGCATTCAGATCATCATAGTGTCTGTTGGTATCGTCTTTGCCATCCTGCAGGTTGGGATTTACAAGGTGCATAATAAGAGAGTGGCTGAGGGGAAACATGAAGCTGATGAGGATGGTCAGGAGCCACAGATTTATGTCCCCTGA